A region from the Vicia villosa cultivar HV-30 ecotype Madison, WI linkage group LG3, Vvil1.0, whole genome shotgun sequence genome encodes:
- the LOC131655021 gene encoding endochitinase-like, giving the protein MMILKTNPFSVVVVILLAIGSSRWCLADLDPPQCGIQAGGALCRDQLCCSAWGFCGSTPIYCGDGCQSQCPGTSPPLAPPLLPPSFRPPPPPPPPSPPPPPPPPPPSPIEEYLISRKDFNEMLKNRDDNRCEGRGFYTYEAFVEAAKTFPKFGNEGNSEDDKKRDIAAFFGQSSHETSGRPREFLGPFEWGYCNVTQRNPSNNYCEPSSEFPCAPGKNYYGRGPFHLRGNELYGKCGKAIGVDLLNNPELVATDPVISFKSAIWFWMTPPPQFNREYLPPGHDVMVGIWVPASYDIEERRFPGYGMTSYVLAAVIRSSGICGWKIGTVDESNRVGYYMRYCDILGVEYGDNLRCFNYTTPGIPRAYGSSYYF; this is encoded by the coding sequence ATGATGATATTGAAAACCAATCCATTCTCTGTAGTAGTAGTGATACTACTTGCTATAGGATCATCAAGATGGTGTCTGGCAGATCTAGATCCGCCGCAATGCGGAATTCAAGCTGGTGGTGCATTGTGCCGTGATCAGTTATGTTGCAGTGCATGGGGTTTTTGTGGATCAACCCCAATCTACTGCGGCGATGGTTGCCAGAGTCAATGTCCCGGAACCAGCCCTCCTCTTGCTCCTCCTTTATTACCTCCATCTTTTCgtcctcctcctcctccaccacctccttctcctcctccacCACCTCCACCACCACCTCCATCTCCTATAGAAGAGTATCTCATCTCCAGAAAAGATTTCAACGAGATGCTCAAGAATCGGGACGATAATAGATGCGAGGGGAGAGGATTTTACACATATGAAGCATTCGTGGAAGCTGCCAAGACATTCCCCAAGTTCGGTAATGAAGGAAACAGTGAAGATGATAAAAAAAGAGACATTGCTGCTTTCTTTGGTCAAAGTTCTCACGAAACGAGCGGTAGACCAAGGGAATTTCTAGGACCATTTGAATGGGGATATTGTAATGTGACGCAAAGAAATCCGAGCAACAACTACTGCGAACCAAGCTCTGAATTCCCATGTGCTCCCGGAAAGAATTACTACGGTAGGGGTCCATTTCACCTACGCGGGAATGAATTATACGGAAAATGTGGAAAAGCCATAGGTGTTGATTTGCTGAATAATCCAGAACTTGTAGCCACTGACCCTGTTATATCCTTCAAGTCCGCTATATGGTTTTGGATGACACCTCCTCCGCAGTTCAACCGTGAGTATCTGCCACCCGGGCACGATGTTATGGTGGGAATATGGGTCCCAGCTAGTTATGATATTGAAGAACGGAGGTTTCCAGGATATGGGATGACGTCGTACGTGTTGGCGGCCGTTATTAGATCATCCGGCATCTGTGGATGGAAGATCGGAACTGTAGATGAGAGTAATCGCGTTGGATATTATATGAGATATTGTGATATACTTGGAGTTGAATACGGAGATAATCTTCGCTGTTTTAATTATACGACACCGGGAATCCCCCGAGCTTATGGTTCTTCCTATtacttttaa
- the LOC131657645 gene encoding uncharacterized protein LOC131657645, whose amino-acid sequence MKAIFERRSDVHEYQQTWQMMQTIGKFSMKRMYESLVPVVPTVSWSSLIQHNQARPRAVVCLWLACQDRLATKVRLKRIGILQSEFCSFCNEAPEDFNHLLIDCRICSVVWKNVLQWLQVRHTPCNWLEEITWLTSNTRGKGFMQNMLKLSIAETVYGLWIYRNTNIFDRENVDNTDSVARKIVDMIVQRGWMKPKHRNKLALLML is encoded by the coding sequence ATGAAAGCTATATTTGAGAGAAGAAGTGATGTCCATGAGTACCAGCAAACCTGGCAGATGATGCAGACCATAGGTAAATTCTCCATGAAAAGAATGTATGAGAGTTTGGTCCCTGTTGTTCCTACTGTGAGCTGGAGTAGCCTTATTCAGCACAATCAAGCGAGGCCTAGAGCTGTAGTGTGCTTATGGTTGGCTTGTCAGGATCGCTTGGCCACCAAAGTTAGACTCAAAAGAATCGGGATTCTGCAAAGTGAGTTTTGTAGTTTTTGCAATGAGGCCCCTGAAGATTTTAATCACCTCTTAATTGATTGTAGAATCTGTTCTGTTGTTTGGAAGAATGTGCTTCAATGGCTTCAAGTGAGGCATACACCTTGTAACTGGCTGGAAGAAATCACATGGTTAACTAGTAATACTCGTGGGAAGGGTTTTATGCAGAACATGCTTAAGCTCTCTATTGCTGAAACTGTATATGGTTTGTGGATATACAGAAATACCAATATATTTGATAGGGAAAATGTTGATAATACTGATAGTGTTGCTAGGAAAATAGTTGATATGATAGTTCAAAGAGGGTGGATGAAACCCAAACATAGGAACAAACTTGCTTTGCTCATGTTATAG